Genomic DNA from Candidatus Peregrinibacteria bacterium:
ATTTGATCCGCAAAAAGAAGTAAGAAACAGGATAACATCTCTTAGACCCGCCCTATTTCCGAGATCCGCAGCATAATCGACTTTCCCACGACACAAAAAAAAGACTAAGAATCCCTCTCGGTCTTTTTTTCATCTACAAAATTATTCAAAAGCAATTACTCAGCAAATAGAACAGAATCTGCTGTTACTGGAAGACAAACTCCACCCTCGGCATACATCACAGAACTTGGAGTAACTCCGGGATTGCATGGAGTTACGCCTTCAGCGTAAAGAAGCGAAAGCATACCTGCTACAGCAAACGCTGAAACAGCAGAAAGAAGAAGTTTCTTCATGAATTGGTGGATAAAATTGCAGCTATTTAATATTAATTTTATATGAATGTCAATACAATTTAATGAATATATAATATTGGACAAATGTAAAATGTAAAATTCAAAATGTAAAAAAAAAATCAAAATCTCAATTTTTAAGGCTTAAACATTGAGATTTGTTTTTATATTTTACATTTTGCCTTTTACATTAATTCCACTTCCGGAATTCCAGAAATTTCGGCATATTCCTCCAAATGATCGAAAACTATTTTTTGAATCTCAGAGAGCTTCTCCTCAGATCTCGCCTCAAACCTCATCGTGAGATATGCGGAAGTATTGGAAACTCGAATAATCCCCCATGCTCCTTCGCCAAATTCTATCCGAATTCCGTCAATCGTGAGCGCATCTGGATATTTAGTTAAAAAATGCTGCACAATTTTTTTCATAATCGCAAATTTTTCGTGTTCGGAAATTTTTACTTTTATTTCTGGAGTAATGAATGTTCTCCGAAGATCCGCGAAATGTTCTTCAAGCTTTTTCCCTGAATTCCACACGACTGTGAGGATTTTGAATGCTGCAAGAAGCGCATCATCATAACCATAATAATCTTCTGCGAAAAAAAGATGTCCAGAAACTTCTCCGCCCAGAAGCGCTTTTTCTTTCTCCATCATTTCTTCCACAAATGAATGCCCCGTTTTGCACATGAGCGCTTTTCCACCAAGCTTTTGAATCTCTTCCGAAAGCACCTCGGTCGATTTCAAATCAAATACAATTGAAGCTCCGGGATACCGCGTCAAAAGATCTCTGGAAAGAAGCAGTAAAAGAAGATCAGCAGAATAGTGATTCCCTTTGTCATCGAGAATTCCGACGCGATCTCCATCACCATCAAATGCCACTCCAAAATCTGCACGTTCTTCGAGTACTTTTTTCTTGAGATCTTGAAGATTTTCTTCACGTTCGGGATCGGCATCGTGATTCGGAAAAGTTCCATCGACCTCACAATAAAGCTCAATAACTTCACATCCAAGATTTCGAAAAAAATCTGGAGCAAAATTCCCCATAATTCCATTTCCCGCATCAATCACTATTTTTGGCTTTTTTTCAGAAGAAAAATTCGAAAGAGACCTGAGTTTTGAAAAATATATTTCCCGAAAATCCATTTTCGACTGAGTTCCCTTTTCTTTCGGAACATGAAATTTTTTCTCATGAATAATTTGTAAAACTTTCTGAATTTCTTCGCCACAAATCGCATGAGCGTGATCTCGTTGAAGCTTAAATCCATTATATTCCTGAGGATTGTGACTTGCGGTAATCGTTACTCCCCCATCAAATTTCCCATCGCAAATCGCAAAAAAGAGAAGCGGTGAAGAAACCATTCCAATCTGAACGACATCAATTCCCGATTCCACCACTCCTTTCAGAAAAGCTTTTTCCAAAATCTCTCCACTTTTTCTTCCATCTCTTCCAAGCGCAATTTTCAATTTTCGATTCGGAGAAAGTTCCTGAAGATACGCCGCATACGCCTTTCCAATGAGCTCAGCGCCATTTTCATCAAAATCCTTTCCATAAATTCCTCGAATGTCGTAGGCGCGAAAAATGTGATCGGAGAGCATGGGGGGGGGGTTAATTTCAAATTTTAAAATTTCTAAATAAATTCTAATTTCTAAATCTTAATTTTTAAACATTAAAAATTAGACATTAAGATTTGTTTAAAAATTTCAAAATTAAAAATTATCTTTCGTCCTCCTCCCCTTTCCCGTATTTCCCAAATTGATAATCAAAAACTGGCTTTCGGATTTCCCCAAATATTTTACGGTAGAGCTCCATTCCAATGTATTTCATGGTAAGAGAAAATCTGTTCTCATACTGAAATCTCCTCCACGATGCCAAAACAGGATTATTCGTGAGCACTCGAAATCTTCCATGACGCGAAATTCTCTCAATATACTCAAAATCTTCGAGAAGAAGAATGGATTCGTCAAAACCTTTATATTCGTCATTCAATACTTTTTTCACCATGATGGCAAATCCCGTTCCTTTTGGATAAAAGAATTGTGTAGCCCGAACCCAAAATCTGTAAATTGCTACGGTGATGCGATCGATGATATTTTTTGAGGAGATTTTGAAATCCAAAAATGCAATTCCCGCTTCATCCTGAATAAATTCTTGAAGAATTCCCGAAAGAGAATTCTCCGGAATCTCAATATCGGCATCGAGAAAAAGAAGAATCTTCCCCTTTGCATGAAGAGCTCCAAAGTTTCGAGCTGCAGATGGTCCTCTTTTTCCTTTTCTTTCGAGAACATGAATGGGAAATGAAGATTTTTCATTCCGAACAAGTGACTTTGTTTTATCTGTACTTTCATCATCAACGACTATAACTTCAAAATTCGTATAAATTTGTTTTTTCAGCGAACGGATGAGATTTAAAATATTTTTTGCTTCATTGTAGGCAGGAATAATAATACTGAGAAATGGCGTCCCATACGAAAGAGCAGTATTTTCATAGATGATCGAATATAATTTTTTCCCGTAAAATATTTCATAATGAACTTTCACGGCGCTAATAGAAAAGAGTGTCATCCAGAGAATTCCTTCCTGTGGAAAATACGTGAAGAGATAGACCTCGAGAAGAGCAACAAGAGTGGTCAGGAATTCTATGCGCATTTTGAAATAACAGTGTTCTCGAAGCCAATGCTGTGTGGTAACCTTACTGATCTGATAGTGGAGAGCAAATCTCCCAATAAAAAATGACGAAGCGATGAGAAACCAAAGGAGATAATATTCAAATGATTGCGTAAAAAATATGAGACACATCATCAGGGAAAACGCGATCAAGACAAACTCTCCTTGCCACTCTTTCCGAAAATGCTGAAACAGAAAAAATCCGGCAAGGAGAGAGTGGGAAATAATCCACAAGCTCGTAATTGCAAAAATAATATTGAGTGGAGTTGGTGGCAAAAAATAGAGACGATACGCAATCACGACAAGGACAACAGCCCCAACGAGTATCCCCTTTTGAAAAAAATTTTTCTGTCTTTTTTGAACCATGAATACAAAAAATCATTCTCGCGGATTATAAAGTGATTTCTGAAAAATTGAAAACAAATATTTTGGGAGCATGTTTTAAGACATTATAAAATTATTGACAAGTAATTTTGATCACAGATTTTGCTTCGTCTCTTTAAAATTAAAGAGAAATCTGGTACAATCCACCAGATGAAAATAGAAGTCCAAAGTTTTTATTTTTTCTGCATGTACATATATGAACAAAAATCCGTTTGAAAGAATGACACCGGACGCAAAAGTTTCACTTGAAAAAGCCGAAGAAGAGGCTCGCCTCATGGAATCAGCATACGTTGGGACTGAGCATCTTCTCCTCGGAATTCTTTCCAATCCACAGAACCTCGGGGCTGCAATTTTGCAGACCATGGGCATCACCCCCGACAATGTTCGAATTACGATCCCTTCATGCCCACCAGAGCCTCATGATCCGAATGTTCCGAATTCACTTTCTGATCCTCTTAGAAAAACAATTGAGCAAGCGTTTCGAATTGCGTTACAGCAAAAACATAACTTCGTCGGGAGTGAACATCTCCTCGCAGCAATGCTCCATTCTGAAAATTCAGCCGCTGTTGCAGTTTTTCAAAAAATGCACCTTCCCATTGCAGAAGTACAAAAACAAATCATGGATATTTTTCACCAAATGACGAATTCTTCTGAGCAGAAAGTTCAGAATTCTTTGGAGGATTTTCTCCAGGGACTCACAGGAGCTCTCGTGAATCTTCAAAAAAATGTAGATTTCAGGGATGCGTTCAGGCACAAGGGGAAAAAAGGAGGACCTCAAATGTATCCACAAAATGAAGGAGAAATGCCCATTGAGGAAGAGAGCTCTACTCCAGCGCTTGATTTCTTCTCCACTGATCTCAACGTGGAATATCGTAATGGAAAAATCGATCCGATTATCGGGAGAAATGAGGAAATTGAACGGGTTATTCACATCCTCAATCGAAAAACCAAAAATAATCCAGCGCTCATCGGAGAACCGGGCGTCGGAAAAACGGCTATTGCTGAAGGCCTTGCCGTAGCGATTGAGAAGGGAGAAGTTCCTGATTCTCTTCTTGGAAAACGTGTAGTTGCCCTTGATATGAGCGCACTTATCGCCGGAACCAAATACCGCGGAGAATTTGAAGAACGCCTTAAAGAAGTTATCGAAGATGCGATTTCAAGTGAGGGAAAAATCATTGTTTTCATTGATGAACTTCACACCCTTGTGGGCGCGGGAAGTGCGGAAGGATCTCTCGACGCCGCGAATATTTTAAAACCGGCACTTGCTCGAGGAAAAATTCAAGTGATTGGCGCTACCACGTATGACGAATATAGAAAGCATATTGAAAAAGATAAAGCACTTGAAAGACGCCTCCAGCCGATTTATGTGGATGAACCGACTGAAGAGGAGGCAATAGAAATTATGAAAGGAATCAGACCATACTTTGAAGAGTATCACCATCTCAAAATATCAGACAGCGCGGTAGAAGCAGCCGTTCATCTTTCAAAAAGGTATGTTCCTGATCGGTTTCTTCCCGATAAAGCCATTGATCTTATGGACGAGGCCGCAGCAAAATGCGGTGGAAAGAGTCAACAAAAAACACCAGAAATCCAAACTCTTTTGAATCGCATTCAAACGATCAGCAAAAAAAAGGAAGAATTTGTGAGGAATCAAAATTTTGAAAGGGCGCTTCAAATGAAGAAAGATCAAGAGACTCTGGAAAGTGAACTCGAACAAAAAAAAGCGGAGTCACTTCAGAAATCTCAAATGGCAAAAAGCGTAACGATATTCGAAAAAGATATCGCAGAGGTTGTTGCACGATCGACCGGAATCCCTGTTACCAAACTCTTGAAAGACGAAGCGCGAAAACTTTTGGATTTAG
This window encodes:
- a CDS encoding phosphomannomutase/phosphoglucomutase codes for the protein MLSDHIFRAYDIRGIYGKDFDENGAELIGKAYAAYLQELSPNRKLKIALGRDGRKSGEILEKAFLKGVVESGIDVVQIGMVSSPLLFFAICDGKFDGGVTITASHNPQEYNGFKLQRDHAHAICGEEIQKVLQIIHEKKFHVPKEKGTQSKMDFREIYFSKLRSLSNFSSEKKPKIVIDAGNGIMGNFAPDFFRNLGCEVIELYCEVDGTFPNHDADPEREENLQDLKKKVLEERADFGVAFDGDGDRVGILDDKGNHYSADLLLLLLSRDLLTRYPGASIVFDLKSTEVLSEEIQKLGGKALMCKTGHSFVEEMMEKEKALLGGEVSGHLFFAEDYYGYDDALLAAFKILTVVWNSGKKLEEHFADLRRTFITPEIKVKISEHEKFAIMKKIVQHFLTKYPDALTIDGIRIEFGEGAWGIIRVSNTSAYLTMRFEARSEEKLSEIQKIVFDHLEEYAEISGIPEVELM
- a CDS encoding glycosyltransferase: MVQKRQKNFFQKGILVGAVVLVVIAYRLYFLPPTPLNIIFAITSLWIISHSLLAGFFLFQHFRKEWQGEFVLIAFSLMMCLIFFTQSFEYYLLWFLIASSFFIGRFALHYQISKVTTQHWLREHCYFKMRIEFLTTLVALLEVYLFTYFPQEGILWMTLFSISAVKVHYEIFYGKKLYSIIYENTALSYGTPFLSIIIPAYNEAKNILNLIRSLKKQIYTNFEVIVVDDESTDKTKSLVRNEKSSFPIHVLERKGKRGPSAARNFGALHAKGKILLFLDADIEIPENSLSGILQEFIQDEAGIAFLDFKISSKNIIDRITVAIYRFWVRATQFFYPKGTGFAIMVKKVLNDEYKGFDESILLLEDFEYIERISRHGRFRVLTNNPVLASWRRFQYENRFSLTMKYIGMELYRKIFGEIRKPVFDYQFGKYGKGEEDER
- a CDS encoding ATP-dependent Clp protease ATP-binding subunit; protein product: MNKNPFERMTPDAKVSLEKAEEEARLMESAYVGTEHLLLGILSNPQNLGAAILQTMGITPDNVRITIPSCPPEPHDPNVPNSLSDPLRKTIEQAFRIALQQKHNFVGSEHLLAAMLHSENSAAVAVFQKMHLPIAEVQKQIMDIFHQMTNSSEQKVQNSLEDFLQGLTGALVNLQKNVDFRDAFRHKGKKGGPQMYPQNEGEMPIEEESSTPALDFFSTDLNVEYRNGKIDPIIGRNEEIERVIHILNRKTKNNPALIGEPGVGKTAIAEGLAVAIEKGEVPDSLLGKRVVALDMSALIAGTKYRGEFEERLKEVIEDAISSEGKIIVFIDELHTLVGAGSAEGSLDAANILKPALARGKIQVIGATTYDEYRKHIEKDKALERRLQPIYVDEPTEEEAIEIMKGIRPYFEEYHHLKISDSAVEAAVHLSKRYVPDRFLPDKAIDLMDEAAAKCGGKSQQKTPEIQTLLNRIQTISKKKEEFVRNQNFERALQMKKDQETLESELEQKKAESLQKSQMAKSVTIFEKDIAEVVARSTGIPVTKLLKDEARKLLDLEKMLEKRIVGQQESILEVAKAIRRSRVGIGDQKRPVGSFLFLGPTGVGKTELVKVLAEELFQKKDALIKIDMSEFMERHNVSRLTGTTAGYVGYESGGQLTESVRKKPYSVVLFDEIEKAHPDFQNILLQIIEDGSLTDGKGKKVDFRNTILVMTSNIGAETLTNEAIKIGFSTQGDALDRAEQDFSEKSEIVIDQVKKHFRPEFLGRLDKVLIFKPLTQKHIKKIIEIQLEELAGRLLEKNLTLKFLPPVLDFLAVKSFDQKSGARKVRKVIQEEIEDLLSQAMLAGQVKDGDTVKLVRGKQGKKLEIVTEKTTSSLKKELVDAKI